caaatattgtCCAGCCCTACTTATGATGGGCTACAAGGTCGGTCCATATGGATAAGGACTAATTCAAAATATGCTAATATATTAGACCGAAAAGTCTAGTCTTGAGTCTTGAGAGCCTAATAAACGTTACTTGTTAACAACTAAGCAATAATAGCTCTCATAATAGCATGCTTGATGGATCCCATCCGTCTTGGTTATGGCACGATAGGTATTATATGTTGCGCACCGTGCACGTGGCTGGTCCTAACCCTAATTTATTTCATAATCTAAAAATGGATCCGGTTCTGACTTCTGACAAACCGGATACAGGCTACACCAAAAAGAAGTACCTGTGCAATGTGTTTGGCAGAGATGAGTTCAACCATGACGAAAGAAGCATGCCATCCTTGCTTTAACCCAAAAATCTCAAGAAGCCCATCATCGGCTTGAGCCTCCACAAAACCTCTCTGTTGCGTACAACTCAAGCAATTGTTAATAATGTGGAAAATGAAGAAGATAAATAATGCACTGAGAAGAAATAGGTTTGTTTTACTTTCTCAAGATAGTCTTGTTTGAGATTCCCCCATGGGTTTCTTCCACTTCCATAGCTATGTAGATTCAATGCAACAACAGCTCTTACACTGTCcccaaaaaacaacaaaacacgGGTACAATTAGAAACCCAATTAAGAAGTTGATCGAACGTGCGTGTCTCATTTGTGTTCTTGTTTCTATGCTATAGATACCTTTTGGGAACTGGTACTTTCTCCCACTCAGATGAGTCTAGCTTTTTAATATGCAATGTCATTATGTTCTTGAGACCCCTAAAATcccaaaaatacaaatcatcaGTTTAAACCCCATGATTTTGAGGTTGTAACAAATGTTGTTCTTGTATTCTATAAAGACCTTAAACCCGGATCATTTGTGCAATGAGTCATGAACCAACCCTGAGAGCAACCATAACCCGAATATATAATCTGCAACAACAAAACGTTAGATGTCTTTCATAGTAATCAAACTCTCATTAGATTTGGTATCTACCTTATTGGCGATGGGGCCATTTGCAAGGTTAGGCTTTTCATTGCGCAAATGGTGAAAACCGTAAGCCACTTGAGCATCCATACCTATACTAAAGTAATTGTAGAAGACTCCTTCATAGCCGTTCCTGGATGGAGGAAGCTCTCCCGCTATCTCCAAActctacaacaacaaaaaagaaaagactaatCAACTAAATCTCACAAAGAGTTCATTTAGTACAAATGAAAATCAAACCTGGTCAATGATACATTCTTGTGTGGTCTTTAGAGAATAAGGAGGATCCTCTATTTCACCAGAAGGCATTGTAATCAAAATATTCCAACTGCATatcaatattttcaaacattAACATTAAAGCACATCTGGACAATAGAATATTCATATCATGTTTTCCTGGTACTAATCTTACCTATCTAGACGACTTATTGGAGCAACACTTGCCCTATAAAGTGTTCGTTTTATCGCAGACTTCCACGCAAATGGGAAAGAACCTCCCTAAAACACCATTATAACCGTAACTAAAACATACATTTTTCATTAGattaaagatataaataaaGACATTTAAGATCTTTTTACCCATCCAAAGCTTCTAGACAGATCATTTCCAGTTCCGAGTGGCATAATTGAAACCGGAGGAACAGGTTGCCTGTTTTGTACATTAAGTTCACCGAGACATCCTAGAACCCAACCAACGGTTCCATCTCCACCTGCAACCTGTAATATATGAGTGATTAAACATTACCAAACTATTAGATTGTAACAATAAACAAAAACCTAGCAAAAATGATAGTACCACAATCCTCATCCTCTCACGAATCTCTCTAGCACAATCGTCTCCTTGTGCTGCTAACACCTCTAAGCAACCCAAACCATATCTTATAAACTCGTTAGGCTTCACTTCCGTTAGATCAAACACCTGTTCCTCGCTGATTAGGTTCTGGAGACGCTCTTTTATAAGCGGGCCTTGGCGGCCACCGCTTTTGGGGTTAACGAAAACCATCAGAGGAACCTCCGGGGTCacgtaggaggaggaggaagaagcggAGGAGGAATCGTCTTTACGGAGGATGCAGTCGCGGATCGCGAGGCGGAGGTATTTAGGAAGCATGACTCTTTGACGAAGCTCTGCCTTGGAGACCCTTATGCTTGCGAGGTTGACCAGTTGAACCACTTTCATCGCTCCGAAGGAATCTAGCGATGAATGTCGTGGAATCATCCTCGCCGTCAATGAATCTCCACTCGACGACGGTGAGTCCATCTTTCTCTCTGTATGAAACCCCTaagaaagattgaagctttctttatttcaaaaaaaaaaaaagctttctTTATTTCCCTGACGAATCTATGGAAGGGGCATGGGGACTCGATGTGGGTTTGTGCGTACGTTTTACAGACGACGATACATGATAAGACAAAGAAGCTttggaatgtttttttttgttttgtttgttttgatcggagaggaagagagggagagattTGCTCTGTTTTTGACCCTTTTGTTATCGACCGTTGAGCTTATTTTCAGgatttaataataaagataacATTTGTCATTCCCACCAAAGTTCGTTAATTGTTCGTTAGGAATCTTTAATCTTTATGGGCCTAAGGAAGTCTAGTGATATTGGGCTTTTATCAGGGCCCGTTTAAAAAGCATGTATATTTTTGTCTGTTATATTACAAAGTAACTAACGCCAGTGGCGGAGCTGTAACTGTCATTACCGAAGAAGAAGCGTTGACTAAAGTCAATCCGAAACAGAAAGTCTCAAAACTTTCGAAGGTAAGATTCTTCTCTTGTCTTTCTTAACTAGTCTCAGGTCTCTTCGCAAACTTGTAATTGTGATTGCCGTTGACTTTTTCTGGGAATCTCATTGATCTAGCTACTGTGTTCATTGTGATGTGATGATGTTACATACTTGAGATAAATTTTCGTGGAGATCAGATCAGAATGTGTTTTGATAGTTTTTGGAATAAGTATCTTGTTGATCGGATCTGAAAACAGGAACAGTTAATTACCTTTGGTAATGAAATGAAACAACTTACCGATGATTTTACAGAACTGCAGATGTCGGTGACAGATTTCAAAGTGGTGCTAGAGACTTTGACATTCCCTGCTGATTCAACTCCCTTCAAGAGTTGTCATGCCTCTACCATCGTTGAGGTTTTTAAGACACCACCACCAACCAAGTGTCTCCTTTGGTTTTTTTGCCCTTTCACAAGTTTTTATTGATGGATTAGCCTAAACTTACCGGTTTCTTGTATTAATTATTTGTGAATTAGGTTGTCAAAGATCATTTCTTGGCTGCTTATTTCGGAGGCACGTATGAAGGAGCACCTGATGTCAAAATCTGGTTGCAGCATTTCAAGGTAGCTTAGATTTTATATAGAGGCTCTCTCTCTAAAACCATAAAGAATGTGTAAAACAGTGTGGGTTGATTCTCAGGATGGTCAATGGGAATCACCGGTTATTGTGGATGAAGAGCCAGGAGTTCCAATGTGGAACCCTGTCTTGTTCAAGCTTCCTTCACAAGAGCTCTTATTGTTCTACAAAATCGGTCAGGAGGTTCAAaagtatttcaaaaaaaaaaaagatttcaccTCTCACTTTTAGAGAACACAACTCTGTTTCGCTTGTTTCAGTCCTCTAatctctcttgttttttttgttggaaaccTTAGATGGAGCGGTTGCATGAAACGATCCTATGACAAAGGTAAAACCTGGACTAACAGAGAACAGCTTCCTCCAGGGATTCTCGGACCCATTAAAAACAAGGTCTCCTTAGACTCCTTTTGAtttgaaccttttttttttgcttagagGCTCTTAGCTTTCCTCTTCTATCTTTTCCACAGCCTATTTTGCTTGAAGACGGGACTCTCCTCTGTGGATCATCCGTTGAAAGCTGGAACTCTTGGGGAGCGTGGATGGAGGTTTGTTTCAAACTTCCTATATCCATATAAAGTATACCGCATTGCTTTTAACGATGAAACGTGTGTGTACGTACAGGTCACTTCAGACGCTGGTAGATCATGGAAAAAGCATGGCCCAATATACATTCAAGGGAAGAGTCTTAGCGTGATCCAACCGGTTCCATACCAAACCGCAGCTGGGACATTACGTGTTCTACTCAGATCATTCACCGGCATCGACAGAGTCTGTATCTCAGAATCTTGTGATGGCGGTGAGAACTGGAGTTTTGCAACACCAACGGTTCTCCCAAACCCTAATTCAGGTTTCTTGACATCCAAGCAATTCATCATATACAGAATAAATAGTCTTGGCTTTAGGTTTGATTTTATCGAGACCACAGGTATTGATGGAGTCAAGCTAAAGGATGGTAGGCTGGTGCTTGCTTACAACACAGACTCGAGAGGTGTGCTCAAAGTAGGAGTTTCTTTAGACGACGGTGATTCTTGGACCGATGTTTTAACGTTGGAGGATACACCGGGGATGGAGTTTTCGTATCCGGCGGTTATACAAGCCGGAGACGGGGATGTCCACGTCACTTATACGTATAACAGGACACAGATTAAGGTATGATTAAGACAAAATAACTGTGATGAGTGTGACAGATATAATAGTTTTAATGAGTTTGGTTTCTTGTAACGCAGCATGTAGTGCTCAAGAGTGTGACAGATATTGATACAAGCCATACCGGAAACACGGAGAAGCTGGTGGAGGACTCGTGGGTTTGGGTTAGTATCTGAACCGAACCATTGATATGGAATGGGACATTAATTCTTCTTACGGAAGAACAAAAATTCTGTTATTTTCTttgaataaatgtaaaattagtttttaactctaaaacattttttttacaaacttgattttgaaaacattgattgAGAATTTGAAAGATGCAAATTTCTTAGTCATTTAGAAGTTAATCATGTCTCTATGACACTTCTGCAGAATACATGAGGCTTCAGCTAGTGAGTTAGGACTGGATCATTTATTGACAGTCCGTTCGAGTCAAGTATCATGGTTCAACATCTTAACTCCATGTCGTCTTCTTCTACGAGTCTCGAGAAACAATACCATCATGGCACTGAGCTGAATACCCACACGCCTATGTAACTCCTTACTCAATTGTGACTTACCTTTAAAAGTAAACAAATATACGAAACTATGGAAATGCTTTATTTTGCCAACGAGTTGTTAGTGTTTAGTGGGTACTCCATCACTCATATTCATTTTTCGTTAGGAGAGATTATTTAAGATGCATTTTTctattacacaaaaaaaaagaaaaaactatagaAATGCCGTATAGAAacagaaggaaaaaaaacaattcacaaaatattttgagttttttttatacaaattgatgagataattagttatttttagtaatagaattatattaacaatgcgatatttaatttttacattcAAACTGtacaactaataaaaaattttatagaaagaagatcttttttttggtcacgAGAAGAAGAGTATATTAACAATGAGACTTAAGAGGTCTATTCAACTAAAAAGTTGAGGTCATTTGTATTAATACGACAAATTCACtattattcaaatatgaattttaaaaattattttaaaatttagtgttattgAATTtaccattttataaaatattttgaaatttgctgttattaaacaaaatttaagttaaagATTTTAGAGTTAACCACTACATGGTGGTCTAGTGGTAAGCGCCAAAGAGGAAGCGCCATGGGTTCTACATGCGGTGACCACCGGGActagcgttaaatcgcaagaatacaTGGGTTACCGTCGACTTCGTGGGATTAGTCTGGGCGAAACCTGGAAGACTCCcacaattatcaaaaaaaaaaaaattaaagtgctTTAGTTGTTTTTAGAATGTTTGAAAGgagttttttagttataaaaattaaaatctaaatcacataattttatatgagattgtagaaatatttaataaaaatcacatCAAATTCTTAGATTCTCAtgctattatttaaaaaataattaaaaattaaatcactTCAATTTTCAGATTCAATACATCATTCttagaaaattttgatatttagtcATTATTGttgattattatatatagtCACAGTTGATTTTACTATTTTGTGTATCTTCCATTTATAATTGATTTTACTATTTAACTAATCGATTTTGTAGTAGTAGATAGAAAATTAAGATCAGAGATCTTTTGTCCTAAGATTAGAGATCTAGAGACTAGAGTTTAGCAATTCAGGTATCAGGGTCTTCCCTAAGGACGATGATATAAAGAAAATGTTACTAGGATCTTCCGTATACTTCCTCAATTTTTCACATGAATTAGTTGCATGTGTGATAATTTTCCAAATTGACAGAGTATATAGTCCTATTAAATAAATTAGACTATCAAAGTCGTACTGTCACACTTTCTATATTGGTATAAGAGATTCTTTGACTTGACAATCTGAAAATTGAGGAATCTGTAAGCATGCATGCATACTACTTCAATTTTGAAAACCTACTTTTCTTTCCTggtttctgaaaatatttaagaaataatAACAGTATTAAAAGCCCATCAGAGAGAAGAACAGAGAAAGAGACAGAAGCTTGACAATGTATTGTCACATCTGAAAGTATGTGATGATTACACCTATTTATACGTTTGCAGCTTTTTCTTTGTTCTCCTCTTTCATGTAAAAGGTGATTAATACAATAAAACTGAATTGCAGTAATCACTCACCCGACTCTTATGTTCGAGAGAAGAAAAAAGCTTAGTAGTGTTCATCttaaaaaaagaagtatttcttaaaatttaaaactaatatatattattagtcagATACATTGTATAAGGTAAGTTTTCTACATTTTCCGTTGAACGTTTGAAATTGTCTATTAGTATGCAAATGCAACTAAATACTATCAGAATAGAAATATATACTTGTATAATGGATGTTCACTGTATTGAATATTACACAAGAGAAGGTAGGGAAGGACAAAAAAACCGATGAATATCCTGTctagttttataataaatataaccgATATTGTTTTTAGGCCATATAAAGGGGCGTATAAATTGGTACAAGTTTGATGAAGAAATTTGACAAATGCTTGGCGGTCTTGTGTCTTGTGTCTTGTGTCTTTTgactcttttctctttttttttgaaaaagggctctACTATTTTGactcttttcttatttttctgaaaattgaaaccctaattttcttTAATGCTATGTAAAAAAGCGAACAGAGGAAATTTACAGGTAAATATTCCTCCCATTTCTTAATTCAGACGGCAAAAAAATGTGACAGAAACCAACAGTCTCAGCTAAAAGTAAAATCTTAAAACCGAGGCATATCTTCATAAGAAAAAGGTTCAaacaatttgaaaataaatatatttttcctcaaaatctttttttttcctcaaaatcTCACTCTGAAACCTCTTACAAAACTAAAATACTAACTAACaagttaaatatgttattcaaaaaTCTG
This genomic stretch from Raphanus sativus cultivar WK10039 chromosome 3, ASM80110v3, whole genome shotgun sequence harbors:
- the LOC130509610 gene encoding diacylglycerol kinase 4, with product MDSPSSSGDSLTARMIPRHSSLDSFGAMKVVQLVNLASIRVSKAELRQRVMLPKYLRLAIRDCILRKDDSSSASSSSSYVTPEVPLMVFVNPKSGGRQGPLIKERLQNLISEEQVFDLTEVKPNEFIRYGLGCLEVLAAQGDDCAREIRERMRIVVAGGDGTVGWVLGCLGELNVQNRQPVPPVSIMPLGTGNDLSRSFGWGGSFPFAWKSAIKRTLYRASVAPISRLDSWNILITMPSGEIEDPPYSLKTTQECIIDQSLEIAGELPPSRNGYEGVFYNYFSIGMDAQVAYGFHHLRNEKPNLANGPIANKIIYSGYGCSQGWFMTHCTNDPGLRGLKNIMTLHIKKLDSSEWEKVPVPKSVRAVVALNLHSYGSGRNPWGNLKQDYLEKRGFVEAQADDGLLEIFGLKQGWHASFVMVELISAKHIAQAAAIRLEIRGGEWKDAFMQMDGEPWKQPMSKDYSTFVDIKRVPHQSLVVKGD